Proteins co-encoded in one Rhopalosiphum maidis isolate BTI-1 chromosome 2, ASM367621v3, whole genome shotgun sequence genomic window:
- the LOC113553699 gene encoding tRNA-splicing ligase RtcB homolog, whose translation MVVRPYNEELEYLEKKSPYKWEIKKGFQPNMKVEGVFYVNKFLEKLMLEELQNACRPGMIGGFLPGVKQIANVAALPGIVHKSIGLPDVHSGYGFAIGNMAAFDMDDPQSIVSPGGVGFDINCGVRLLRTNLFEKDVQPIKEQLAQSMFDHIPVGVGSKGIIPMNANDLEEALEMGMDWSLREGYAWAEDKEHCEENGRMLNADSSKVSMRARKRGLPQLGTLGAGNHYAEIQVVDEVYDKWAAKKMGIENIGQVCVMIHSGSRGFGHQVATDALLEMEKAMKRDQIEVNDRQLACARIKSNEGQNYLKAMSAAANFAWVNRSSMTFLARQAFAKQFKLTPDDLDMHVIYDVSHNIAKMEQHYIDGKPKHLLVHRKGSTRAFPPYHPLIPVDYQLTGQPVLIGGTMGTCSYVLTGTEQGMNETFGSTCHGAGRALSRAKSRRNIDYNDVLEKLQQQGIAIRVASPKLVMEEAPESYKNVTDVVDTCHEAGISKKTVKLRPIAVIKG comes from the exons atggTTGTAAGACCGTATAATGAAGAACTAGaatatctagaaaaaaaatctccaTATAAatgggaaataaaaaaaggatttCAACCAAATATGAAG gTTGAAGGAgtgttttatgttaataaatttttagaaaaactaaTGTTGGAAGAGTTACAAAATGCATGTCGACCAGGAATGATTGGTGGATTTTTACCTGGTGTTAAACAAATTGCTAATGTTGCTGCATTACCCGGCATTGTTCATAAATCTATTGGACTTCCCGATGTACACTCTGGTTATGGATTTGCTATCG GAAATATGGCTGCATTTGATATGGATGATCCTCAATCTATTGTTTCACCTGGTGGTGTAGGATTTGACATTAATTGTGGTGTACGATTACTTAGAACAAACTTATTCGAAAAAGATGTCCAGCCCATCAAA GAACAATTAGCTCAAAGTATGTTCGATCACATTCCTGTTGGTGTAGGATCAAAAGGAATCATACCAATGAATGCAAATGACTTAGAAGAAGCACTTGAAATGGGAATGGATTGGTCTCTAAGAGAAG gttaTGCATGGGCTGAAGACAAAGAACATTGTGAAGAAAATGGTAGAATGTTGAATGCAGATTCGTCTAAAGTTAGCATGAGGGCTAGAAAACGTGGTTTACcacaa TTAGGAACATTAGGAGCTGGTAATCATTATGCAGAAATACAAGTGGTTGATGAAGTTTATGATAAATGGGCAGCAAAGAAAATgggaattgaaaatattggtCAAGTATGTGTTATGATACATTCTGGAAGTCGTGGTTTTGGACACCAAGTGGCAACAg aTGCTTTACTGGAAATGGAAAAGGCTATGAAACGAGACCAAATTGAAGTCAACGATAGACAATTAGCTTGTGCTCGTATCAAATCCAATGAAggtcaaaattatttgaaagctATGTCAGCTGCTGCAAATTTTGCATGGGTGAATAGAAGTTCAATGACATTTTTGGCCCGTCAA gcttTTGCAAAACAATTCAAATTGACACCAGATGATTTAGACATGCACGTCATATATGATGTATCTCATAATATTGCAAAAATGGAACAACATTATATTGATGGAAAACCTAAACACTTATTGGTGCATAGAAAG gGATCGACAAGAGCGTTTCCACCTTATCATCCTCTTATTCCGGTTGACTACCAACTAACTGGTCAACCAGTATTGATTGGTGGAACAATGGGTACCTGTTCATATGTGTTGACTGGAACTGAACAGGGTATGAATGAAACATTCGGGTCTACATGCCACGGTGCT GGACGTGCACTGTCAAGAGCTAAATCTCGTAGAAATATAGACTATAATGATGTATTAGAAAAATTGCAACAACAAGGGATTGCCATTCGAGTAGCTTCACCAAAATTGGTAATGGAAGAAGCACCTGAgtcatataaaaatgtcaCTGACGTGGTAGACACTTGCCACGAGGCAGGAATTAGTAAGAAGACTGTGAAATTAAGACCAATTGCTGTTATCAaaggataa
- the LOC113554715 gene encoding odorant receptor 43b-like — MPRIDAVNVFLRMTGCTDSKRMLYLTYFEFFITFYYLITTCVSIIHHEQSVSIKLFTLLCILIECVILLNITFRIYHQNQFCEMEQYSKRSGIPDDYQSKINIITMYHLIASNMFVIFPVTYAILSDSVRVGDPFTFPFLDVLPIKTDNLVIYAGKYFVYAISVYIAHVELCFINTTFIYYVGVLKNRLEAIVQTIREAVVDNDEQKMKYAVIQHQRLLTYFNIMKKVFTKPILLSMSFNAIYFGLTTSLVIQAIRGYINQTILSICIASSIAAIINITIYTFYGSVLLDLHDEILHVLFDNSYFYLNKSFKSSILIMMTRATIPLTFTVGYIFTINLNLLLKIVKMSYTVLNVLLSSEIIKPHKLS, encoded by the exons ATGCCCCGCATAGACGCCGTTAACGTGTTCTTGCGAATGACTGGGTGCACCGATAGTAAGAGAATGCTTTACTTGACGTATTTCGAATTTTTcataacgttttattatttaatcacgaCGTGTGTGTCAATTATCCATCACGAACAGAGCGTATCCATCAAACTGTTTACATTGTTGTGCATATTGATAGAATGTGTAATACTGCTGAACATCACTTTTAGGATCTATCATCAAAATCAATTCTGCGAAATGGAGCAGTACTCGAAACGGTCGGGAATACCGGACGACTATCAAtcgaaaataaacataataacgaTGTACCATCTGATAGCGTCGAACATGTTTGTAATTTTCCCGGTCACCTATGCGATTCTCAGCGATTCGGTACGCGTAGGAGATCCCTTCACGTTTCCTTTCTTAGACGTGTTACCGATAAAGACCGACAATCTCGTAATTTACGCGGGCAAATACTTTGTATACGCAATATCCGTGTACATAGCACACGTCGaactttgttttataaacacgacgtttatatattatgtgggcGTTTTGAAAAATAGGTTAGAGGCTATTGTACAAACGATTCGAGAAGCTGTTGTCGACAACGATGAACAAAAAATGAAGTATGCAGTCATTCAACATCAAAGGTTATTAAC atattttaatataatgaagaAAGTATTTACGAAACCAATATTACTATCAATGTCATTCAATGCTATATATTTTGGCTTGACTACTTCTCTAGTGATTCAAGCTATTCGG ggttatattaatcaaacaatattatcaatatgtaTAGCCAGCAGTATAGcagctattataaatattacaatttatactttttacggAAGTGTGCTTTTGGattta catGATGAAATATTACATGTCCTTTttgataattcatatttttatcttaacaaATCGTTCAAAagttctattttaataatgatgacAAGAGCTACAATACCATTAACATTTACAGTTGGTTACATTTTtaccattaatttaaatttacttctaAAA ATAGTAAAGATGTCATATACAGTGCTTAACGTGTTACTGTCATCGGAAATTATAAAACCTCACAAGTTGTCATAA